The stretch of DNA GACGTCTGCGTTTGCCTTAAATGCCATGTTAAAGCGCGCGAGCTGATCACAAAGAAATTCAGGACCGACATGCTCCACGTACTCGACAGTTGATGGGAAGATGACGAATGCGCTCGGCGGGAATTGCCTCGTTAACGATTTCGCGTAACTGCCATTCTTCTTTTAGATATATAGGTCACCGCGACGGCGAGGACAACGCGATCGTGTGCCAAGAATCTAGATCTGCAGCTGGGAGATGTTCCACACGCAAACGACAATGGTACGTGCAACAGGGATGCGCTGTGAATTCCGTAAAGTAGCAGTCGTTTAAGATATCGTCGCTTTATATGTAGCCTGGAATCTTCAGGATGTGACATTGTAAGTTGAATTGAAATtcgcaattaaatttgttcgCTTATTTTCAGTCCAGTCGAAGCTGCCTCATAGATTTATCTATTTGTGTCAAATCGTTTCCAACTTTATTCCAAGACGCGCTCCTTTCCTATTTCGTCAATATTGATATATCTAAAACACTACGAATATTCTAAGGCTGTTGtccgtatttttttttctatattgcgTATATTTAGCGAGAATATAAATACGAATTATAAATGCGCTGTTTATATGTAAATCGCTCTGCCTTTTCCAAGCGGTTGTTATGATAAAGTATGAAAAATGTCCTGTAGTTTATGCTATTATCATGAGTGCCTGCCAAGTGCAAAGGATACAAGGATGACGACTaagctttataaaaaaaaaaagaaggattcTCACCAGAGAAGAGAGACGGAGGAAAGAAAGAAGCACGCATTAGCGCTCGTAAAGCAAGCGCAACATTCACCAGGTATATCCACCGAGGGGGAAGGGTATCTGGTGGGGAGACCTTCTGATTACCGAGGGGACTCTCGTCCTGACTCCTGGTTGCAAGGAGGACATGGCGACGGAGGAGGGATATACCGACGATATTGCGCAACAATGCACCGCCACCTGCACTCGTTTCGTCACACGGCTTTAACAGGCTTGACGGTGGTTGCCCGTCCGGCTCGCATTACTTTCGCCAATTAAGCCAGGCACAGTCGTTGTAATTTAAACTTGCGAATATGAAATTCCAGGATTATTCGGAATTCCGCAGACCGACGGAACGTGTCGCCGCCAGCCGTCTAATTCGCGGTCGACTCTCTTAGAAAGGCATGGAAAGGCGGATGCTCCGTCAAGTACATCAAGCGGGATGCTTACCCGACACAATCAGATATAGCAAGGAATATTCTCTTGAGCACTTGTCCACAGACGTTTGGATATGCAATCCAACGACACAAATGTTTGTAATGCTATTTGTTCCTGCTttcaacatataaataataaaataaaaaagtaataaatatacaattttttaataaaaaaaaattttttctcgtatattcttctctctctttctataaaaatatatcttctctTGATTCTAGAAAATCTACAAAAGATGCAAAGTGAGGAATAGGTGTGCTTTTCATTTATGGTTGTTGTGCAATTCATATATACACTTTACAACTGAATTCATCTCTGAATTCATCGCTGCAGCTATGgacgcatttaaaaaaaaacacaatctGTCATATTTTGCGATGCTAAACTGACATTTGACATGACGACTATCATAAGAGTTAAATACGTTGgtaagagaaattttaaattattttctgaaagtgaataattaaaaaaaatagcataataagttataaaattataaaataattataaaattgtaattataaaattgtaattgcaGAATGTTTGTCAAATAACGATGACGTTGAATATTCAGAAACAGCATCtgtagagagagagatgttAGTGAATTTAAATTGTCCGATTAGGATGATACTcgattatataagaaaaattgcacgTGTCAATAGTACACGTAAATAacatggaataaaataaaattttttagatattagctataaaaataattgttattaatctGTCTATCTAGTTTTGATAAATCACGAGttttagttattaaaaaaaacttttttgatattttagaaaacaatGTTTTCTAGGTGAATTTGATTTATGTGACGAAGTAAACTGCCAACTGAAAAATGTGTCCCTTTACGAACCTTTTACGCGTGGAACAGATATTCTTCAACCAGATTCAACATATTTCATTATCACTTTTGAACgtaactaatttaattattactttatgtatttattataattataacaaaggAGATTTCCAGGGGACGACAAAGGGCAGATGATAAACCTTACACCACTTTTAACTGGAAAAACAGCTGAGAAatgttctgatattttatCGAAGACACAAACCATTATGAAAAACTCCACCTAAAAACCTATGCTTAAAAAGAATagtaatattcaataaatctaacaaataaagtatgttatttaaacataatattatatagtgcatgtgttatttaatttaaaaaaatgaatatgaatACATGAGTATTTAATGTAATGGATTTATGGAATATACATAACCCAATCGCGCATTgatgaaaatacaaaaattaacaaatttattagacGATAAGACATTCAGAGagctaaattaaattaatatggcgtatacatttttatgtacatttatttaaactaaattgCTTAGAGTAAATTTTCATCTAATTCCCTAATACCATGATCTTGAAttgtaatatcataaaacttcCCGTGCTTTCCTATTccattatcaataaattttttagcacCTGGTACACCTTCCTCTAATATTAAATGCGTTGAGTTATCCTTCTCGAACTGCAATAATTCATCTATTTGCTTCGCTGAAAATGTGGCAAAGTGCATTGAAGTGCGATCTGCCAGCAAACACTTTTGTGGGAATTTTATAAGAGAAGAAGCCAAATTCATTGCTGTACCCAgagctaaaaaaatataatatttaagaatagaAAGgcatttgtattattattacagtatgttttttttcactaaaatatcaaataattcaaaaaattctaattatgaGAAGTTTAATACATACCTGTGCCATAggatgtatatttatttgcaattccCCAATTAAATGCATCCTCTGCGTTAATTGCTCTTCCTGTTAATATAAGATCCATTGCTCTGGAATATCCAATCATGGCAGGTAAACGAATAGTACCTCCACATAAAATTGGGACACCGAAACGTCTGTTTAAAAAGCCCAACATTGCTGTCTCCTCTACGACTCTCAAGTCGCACATCAGAGCGAGCTCGAATCCTATACCAACTGTATATCCACTCAAAGCTGCAATCAATGGCTTTTTGGATAATTCGGTTCTATTTGCCTAAACATAATTTAAGAAACTTTTAgcattctaataaaatatttaatttcataactTTGGTTGTAACATGAATATACCAATGGTCCAAAATGTGGTATGCTCTCTTCACTCTCGCCATCATAGTCTGCAATTTCCTTCAGATCATAACCAGCACAAAAGTTGCCTCCTATTCCATGCAACACTCCCACTGATGTctcttcattattttcaaactcGTCCAATACTTCTGACAATAATTGTGCAGTTGCAACGTTTAGACAGTTTCTTTTCTCTGGACGATTAATACCAATTGTAGTCACTCTACCTATTTGATTCACCAATATCGTTTTTTCTGAAACAATAAACATCATCGAAGCTTTCATCTGCATAGTCCATTATGgattctatttgaaatattttttttacctgCATTCTTGTCGACATTCGTATTTACATCTGGTTCTTGTGAGGTTAGTGTTCGTCGTATATTATTTCTCAGTGTTCGAGTGAATGGAACAGACAATTTTCTCagaaaatgcatttttgaCACTGTATATTTCTCTAGcgatagattttatattttaaatacaagatgctgtttaattttttcaaatggcTATGTTGTATAACTTTACAATCCATGCAACACCGGCATGTAAACACGCGTCTCCCTACTTTTCACTCtcactatatatatacatatatttaaagtatcgagacaTCGAATTATCGATACTATCGTAATGATGAAAAAGAggcaattatataaaatgttgaaacaatttttaatctgtgcagttttaacaaatttgttatttaatattctttaaaaaaaattaaataattttatacaataatccAAAAAGTATTTCTCACTTTCtctattctcaatttttttatctactaaaatgtatatttatgttaataatgtaatCTCGCATAGAGCTGTATTTTGCAATTTCCTATGATAAAAACTCGCTATTAATTGTTATctgaatatgaaatatattttaaattacaatatttctaaaatggatcagaaaattaattaaatttcaattaatatttataggaAAGAGTTTAGGACCTTTTCAAATTACAATCACAatcaataaattgaataattaagtaTCGATACGACGtatcacataaatatatttccttTTCACTGCGGAACGTACTTCAATCCATTATTCCTTTACGATCGATCGTTTTTGACAACAGCAGTCGACGAAACCTAGAAAACGTACTGCCGACAGGAATTAAGACCGACGATTGCCTGGAAGAGATGAGGACGGGCCAAGCTGAAGCCGGGAGATGTGGGATCAGTTACCGGAGCTGATATTGACGCAGATATTCGGCTATCTCAACCGCGCCGATCGTGCCAGTGTCGGTCAAGTCTGTCAGTCATGGAATCACGCGTTATCCTCGCCTGTACTCTGGCGATCCGTCACGATTTTCATCGATCGTGATCTACGCGGCGTCTTTCCTCTAGCAGAAGAATTGGCTGTAAGAGCATTTTCCACAAAAGAATTTTGCAGCAAATCTTAATCGACTAACATagtaaaactaataaaattaaattatctcaATCATAAATTTAGACAGGAAAATGTAGCTTGGGAGAAAGCTAAGCCATTTcagaaaaattgacaaaagtaaataaaaatgtatcaatatgcgtgtgaaaaaatttgctattttatttttataataaatatctaagtCCACAAGATTTGCAGAGTTCTATCAAAGAATGTACTACTTCAAAAGATTTCTTATTGATATTTGATTCGAATCGTTTCAATAAATCCGACATTGATGACTGAGATTTTGATACATTGTACTTGCCATTATTGTTGAAcatcaatttattatcaaactTCGCAGGCGAAGTATGGACAACATATGCGCAGCCTGGAGCTCGCTTTCTCGCGACCATACATCTTGCCAAGACAGATGAGAATTGGACACAATACTCAAGCCGAAGCCGGTGCCGAGTTTCTGTGGATTGTACGCGCTAAGAATGTGCAGCTACGACAGCTGACATTGACAAACTGGGTCTTTGGCTATAAATGGGGCAATAGAGGAATGTTGCTTTGTGCCCTGGCGAATTTTCTGCGGTGTTTAAAGTGTCCTTTCACTAATCTCAAAGTAGTCGAGCGGAATTTATGAGTTGACCCTTTTTTTCCTAATTTGCAGTTGTCAACACAATCTCGAGAGCCTGAACTTATTGAACGCCGATTTTGGCGTAACTGACGTCTTGCTACTGctgaaaaaagttgttaaaGGATGCGGCGAACATTTGGTCTCCTTGGATCTTCGCGGTGCTTTCAGAGAGTGGCAAGCTCCTCACAACAACCCGAGGTAAGTAAAAATACTAGAAAGCACACATTctacaaaagtaaaattaaatattttatatattaattacatagcggaataaattatgttaaatgaaaattgCTATCAGCATTTATCCATGATTCTTATGCTATTTACAACACAATTAATTCACTGCAGGTTTTCATTTATTCTCCAGATATTTGCGCTTGCTGGGTCGTTTCCATGCGCTAACCCTCTTGAAATTAGACTATCCAGCATTATCGAATCACACCCTTAATGCTCTTGCGACATCGAAAACGttgaaaagtttatatatatccGTAAGAGATTCAGACTCGAGACAGCACGTAGTAGCGGATGCTGCTTGGCACAATTTGGTGCTAGCTTGTCCCGATTTAAAAGTGTCCTATACTATAGGTATAACAGAATGTTGCTATACGTTAAGATCAGCTTTATCTTCATTAAAATCGATTCCATTCTTAAACCCACAAGATATGTTTCCTTCTATTTCCAAGATTGTGTTACTTCATGGTTTTCAtgatatatcaaataatcaaTTGAACGCAATTAGATAAATAgtctttaaatgtttttataaaacagtCTTTTATATGGGAGaagtaaagaaatttattttatattataagaataagTTAAATTTACCTTTTAATACATTCCGTATAATTTTCGGAAGACTCTTGTGAGAATTCTTGCACCATTTAGCTTTTCAAGTTTGATTTTCAGTGAACATCTCGCATTATGAGGATATGCATTACTTGCTATTACCTAGCATCCCTCTAGCTGAATTCCATATATTCAGCGGACACGTATGGGACCAAAGCAGATCTCGAAACTTCAGAAGTACGATAGGTCTACTAATTGCTCAATACACAAACACATTAGGTATGTTGCAAACTATTTTCCAAGTTTAATGTACTCAGCAATCTGTTTGTCGAATTATTAAATCCAGTAAATTGACTCAAACTTTTGGTgcaaaaacacatttatatctgaaattattaattactatattaataataattattataacgaTACTAATACACTTTTTTTCGCAGTCGAGGTCATGTTACAACTTAGAAACAATCGTGAATCATTGGACGATTTATTGGTGTCCATGTTGATACGCTGCAAACGCTTGACGAGATTGCAGTACGATGGAATTATAAGGAGCCTCGAGACCTTACGCGACATATGTCAGCTTCAAGCTGAGTGTAAAACTCGTAAGTAGAAGCACTcgttataatgttaataaacttaaaaaaataaatgtgattaCAGAATTTAAGACGATACATGTGAAACCTCGGaacattaatattcaaaatcgtgcCGTTTtgaatgatattaattatcagtACGATCGCAAAATGCACGAGCAAGGAGTTGACTTCCGAGTCGAAGATCCCACTTCGATTCTATTCTTCTATTGATGATTTGTTTGGCTTCCATATAAATAtcttctttgaattttttaaatccgaTGTTTCAAAGaacattatacatttttcatgaCATCATAACAAGtgccttttttta from Linepithema humile isolate Giens D197 chromosome 2, Lhum_UNIL_v1.0, whole genome shotgun sequence encodes:
- the LOC105673866 gene encoding probable enoyl-CoA hydratase, with the protein product MHFLRKLSVPFTRTLRNNIRRTLTSQEPDVNTNVDKNAEKTILVNQIGRVTTIGINRPEKRNCLNVATAQLLSEVLDEFENNEETSVGVLHGIGGNFCAGYDLKEIADYDGESEESIPHFGPLANRTELSKKPLIAALSGYTVGIGFELALMCDLRVVEETAMLGFLNRRFGVPILCGGTIRLPAMIGYSRAMDLILTGRAINAEDAFNWGIANKYTSYGTALGTAMNLASSLIKFPQKCLLADRTSMHFATFSAKQIDELLQFEKDNSTHLILEEGVPGAKKFIDNGIGKHGKFYDITIQDHGIRELDENLL
- the LOC105673859 gene encoding F-box only protein 39-like yields the protein MWDQLPELILTQIFGYLNRADRASVGQVCQSWNHALSSPVLWRSVTIFIDRDLRGVFPLAEELAAKYGQHMRSLELAFSRPYILPRQMRIGHNTQAEAGAEFLWIVRAKNVQLRQLTLTNWVFGYKWGNRGMLLCALANFLRCQHNLESLNLLNADFGVTDVLLLLKKVVKGCGEHLVSLDLRGAFREWQAPHNNPRYLRLLGRFHALTLLKLDYPALSNHTLNALATSKTLKSLYISVRDSDSRQHVVADAAWHNLVLACPDLKVSYTIVNISHYEDMHYLLLPSIPLAEFHIFSGHVWDQSRSRNFRSTIGLLIAQYTNTLVEVMLQLRNNRESLDDLLVSMLIRCKRLTRLQYDGIIRSLETLRDICQLQAECKTQFKTIHVKPRNINIQNRAVLNDINYQYDRKMHEQGVDFRVEDPTSILFFY